A genomic region of Magnolia sinica isolate HGM2019 chromosome 6, MsV1, whole genome shotgun sequence contains the following coding sequences:
- the LOC131248720 gene encoding uncharacterized protein LOC131248720, which produces MAFDTKTSNSKAEEDNQRRIDREIKDMVSTLTQRLTDLQSKSKQLLGDSSHIDGDDEHGIRVVTLAGNNTGATMRADLGELLDGHGVDPHELLGAYTNSNYQAVNNSIMMDGSYSAEDPGVHVFISDYVEEHDQGMEELAKMKERKKKKGHSKSTKENSSDKDYEKKSDVEALN; this is translated from the coding sequence ATGGCATTCGACACAAAGACATCCAATTCCAAGGCCGAAGAAGACAACCAAAGGCGGATCGACCGTGAGATCAAAGATATGGTCTCGACACTCACCCAACGCCTCACTGACCTCCAGTCCAAGTCCAAACAACTTTTGGGCGATTCCTCCCACATCGACGGCGATGACGAGCATGGCATAAGAGTCGTCACTCTCGCAGGGAACAACACTGGTGCTACCATGCGGGCTGATCTAGGCGAGCTGCTTGATGGCCACGGTGTCGATCCTCATGAGTTGCTGGGCGCATACACGAACAGCAATTATCAGGCCGTGAACAACTCGATCATGATGGACGGGAGTTACTCGGCTGAGGACCCGGGCGTGCATGTGTTCATCTCCGACTATGTTGAAGAACATGACCAGGGCATGGAAGAGCTTGCTAagatgaaggagaggaagaagaagaagggacaTTCCAAGTCCACCAAAGAGAACTCATCGGACAAGGATTATGAAAAAAAAAGTGACGTGGAAGCACTAAACTAA